AAAAATGGCTCTGGAGATGTCATATTGATCTTTCAACACCAAATGTGAAGGTTTGGAAAAGATTCTCCAGGTATCTTGAAGGGTACGATAGATTCATTTTCCATCTGAAGGAGTATTTTCCATCTGGAATAGAAGGAAGGAGTATTGCTTTTCCCCCGAGTATAGACCCGCTGAGCGAGAAAAACTGTGATCTTGATGAGAATTTCATAAAAGACACTCTTGAGAAGCTGGAGATAGATCCAAGGAGACCTCTCATAACAGTAGTGGCGCGTTTTGACCCATGGAAAGATCTTTTCAGCGCGATAGATGTGTACAGGATTGTGAAAAAAGAGATTCCTGATGTTCAGCTTGCCATCGTGTCCGCTATGGCGACTGATGATCCGGAGGGTTGGCTTTTCTACGAGAAGGTACTCAGATATGCCGGAATAGATGAGAATATAAAGTTCTGCACCAATTTTAAGGGAGTGGGAAGCAAAGAAGTAAACGCCATACAACGGGCAACAACTGTTGCTCTCCATACAGCAACAAGAGAAGGATTTGGTCTTGTGATAAGTGAGGCGCTTTACAAGAAGGTTCCGGTTGTAGCAAGACCCGTCGGTGGTGTTAAGATACAGGTGAAGCACGAAGAAAACGGCTACCTTGCATGGGAAAAGAAGGATCTTGCTGGCTACGTGATTCGGTTGATAAAAGACGAGGATTTGAGGAGAAAAATGGGAGAAAACGGGAAAAAAGCGGTTGTAGAGAATTTCATAATCACTGTTCACCTGAAAAATTATCTGAAAACGTTCCTGGATGTTTTGGGGTGAAAGAGAGTGCCATCTCCTTTGTTGAGAAAAAAGAACAAGTTGAGGGTTCTGAAATGCATTCTTAAAAGCGGGAAGATCTCACGAGATCAGATTGCTCGTGATACTGGCCTGGCTCATAGCACCTTGAGCTACATAATGCGGGAATTGAAAGAGGGGAACTTTTTAGTCATTGAGAATGTCAAAACAAAAAAGGGAAGACCCTATCAACTTTTAAGGATAAACCCTGAGAAATTCAAAGTCATCGGAGTAAAGGTTGGCCGCGAGGAAGTGCGTGGTGTTCTGTTTGATGCTTCAATGGTACCCTTGAAAGAACACACTGTGAGAATTTTCTCTTCGATGAGGAACAAAAAGGGGTACTCAGAAGCTCTTCAAGAGGTTGTCCAGGAACTTTTCACGGATAGAGTGCTGGGAATAGGTGTTTGTTCTTCTGGAATCGTAAAAGGTGAAGAAGTAGTGATCTCCCATGTGATGAACGTGAGAAACTGGAATCTGAGAAACGTGTTGAAAGACTTTGAAAGAATAGTAGTCATGAACGATGCCGACGCTCTTTGTCAAGAGATCTCTCAGAGGGCGGATTCGGATTTCCTCCTTGTAAGTTACGGCATAGGAATAGGAGCAAGTCTCTGGAAAAACGGAAAGATCAAACACATAGAGCTGGGCCACATGATAGTTTCTTCCAAAGGAAAGTGCTATTGTGGACAGACGGGATGCCTGGAGTATCACTCTTCGGAATACGCCGTTTTGAAATCTTATCTTGGAATAGATATCGATTTCGAGGATTTCGTGGTGAACGAAGAAGAGAAGTACAGGAGTGTCGTTGAAGAGCTGAGAAAAAAGGCAAAAGAAGACTTCGAAACTGTGAAGAAGCATTACGAAAAGGCTTTCAAGAATCTTTCGGTCGCTGTGGGCAACATTCTCATGGGTTTTGGTGTTCCTCTGGTTTTTCTCGTGGGGGAAGGTGTTGTGAACGAGGATATGGTGAAATTGTTGGAAAAATCCGTTAAAGAACGTTTCAATCGCGAGTTCATAGATGGTGTGGAATTTCACCTGGCGAGTGCAAATTGGATGCTCGGCGCGGCTCGGGCGGTTGTGGACAGATATCTTTCTGATATTTTAAAATAAAAACTCTCGGCGATTGCCGGGAGTGTTTTTAATAAGCGTATAGTCTTCCATACGGTCTGTGAGTGTACGGTTTGAGAAGGATGAACTCTTCATTCAGGATTTCTTCTGGATCGTATTCAAAGAGTCTGCAAAATTCTTCGATGTATGGTTTGATCCGGGTTATGTCCTCTTCGGAGGGTTGGAAAATTTTCACCTCTTTTCCCAACTTGTGTTCTTCTACGCTCCCCCTCAGAAAGATTTCTCCACC
The genomic region above belongs to Thermotoga sp. and contains:
- a CDS encoding glycosyltransferase, whose product is KWLWRCHIDLSTPNVKVWKRFSRYLEGYDRFIFHLKEYFPSGIEGRSIAFPPSIDPLSEKNCDLDENFIKDTLEKLEIDPRRPLITVVARFDPWKDLFSAIDVYRIVKKEIPDVQLAIVSAMATDDPEGWLFYEKVLRYAGIDENIKFCTNFKGVGSKEVNAIQRATTVALHTATREGFGLVISEALYKKVPVVARPVGGVKIQVKHEENGYLAWEKKDLAGYVIRLIKDEDLRRKMGENGKKAVVENFIITVHLKNYLKTFLDVLG
- a CDS encoding ROK family transcriptional regulator, whose product is MPSPLLRKKNKLRVLKCILKSGKISRDQIARDTGLAHSTLSYIMRELKEGNFLVIENVKTKKGRPYQLLRINPEKFKVIGVKVGREEVRGVLFDASMVPLKEHTVRIFSSMRNKKGYSEALQEVVQELFTDRVLGIGVCSSGIVKGEEVVISHVMNVRNWNLRNVLKDFERIVVMNDADALCQEISQRADSDFLLVSYGIGIGASLWKNGKIKHIELGHMIVSSKGKCYCGQTGCLEYHSSEYAVLKSYLGIDIDFEDFVVNEEEKYRSVVEELRKKAKEDFETVKKHYEKAFKNLSVAVGNILMGFGVPLVFLVGEGVVNEDMVKLLEKSVKERFNREFIDGVEFHLASANWMLGAARAVVDRYLSDILK